A region of Planctomycetota bacterium DNA encodes the following proteins:
- a CDS encoding deoxyribonuclease IV — MFGSHLSIAGTMVNALDEGERLGLDCVQVFTKNQQQWKAKPLDPGMVRDWHARVAELGWGRGGPDGRGGIVSHASYLINLASVKDELWAKSVDLMTDEIERCEALGIPYLVHHPGSHVGGSFEDGMARIEKAYAEVFSRTAGFRTVSCFEGTVGGGSSIGGKLEHLRDLLSRCAGATGRPERLGVCLDTCHLHAAGYDLSTRAQGEAVLAEVDRVVGLSRVRVLHVNDSKGRAGSKLDRHEHIGEGWIGGTVKAHAGKGTYSVTRLRASGFASFMGCPAFRGVPKILETPKVNDSRGRAYDLTNLRRLRLLVGAAPTRPGAGSHGSAAKPAIRAGL, encoded by the coding sequence ATGTTCGGGAGCCACCTGTCGATCGCCGGGACGATGGTCAATGCGCTGGACGAGGGCGAGCGTCTGGGCCTCGACTGCGTGCAGGTCTTCACGAAGAACCAGCAGCAGTGGAAGGCCAAGCCCCTGGATCCCGGCATGGTGCGCGACTGGCACGCGCGCGTCGCGGAGCTCGGCTGGGGCCGGGGTGGCCCGGACGGTCGGGGCGGCATCGTCAGCCACGCGTCGTACCTCATCAACCTCGCAAGCGTCAAGGACGAGTTGTGGGCCAAGAGCGTCGATCTCATGACCGACGAGATCGAACGGTGCGAGGCGCTGGGCATCCCGTACCTGGTGCACCACCCCGGGTCGCACGTCGGAGGCTCGTTCGAGGACGGCATGGCCCGCATCGAGAAGGCGTACGCCGAGGTGTTCTCGCGCACGGCCGGCTTCCGCACCGTGTCGTGCTTTGAGGGCACGGTGGGGGGTGGGAGTTCGATCGGCGGGAAGCTCGAGCACCTGCGCGACCTGCTGTCGCGGTGCGCCGGGGCGACGGGACGCCCGGAGCGACTGGGTGTGTGCCTGGATACGTGTCACCTGCACGCCGCCGGGTACGACCTTTCGACGCGGGCGCAGGGCGAGGCGGTGCTGGCGGAGGTCGACCGGGTGGTGGGGCTGTCGCGGGTTCGGGTCCTGCACGTGAACGACAGCAAGGGACGGGCGGGGAGCAAGCTCGACCGGCACGAGCACATCGGGGAGGGGTGGATCGGCGGGACGGTGAAGGCCCACGCCGGGAAGGGGACCTATTCGGTAACGCGGCTTAGGGCGAGCGGGTTTGCCTCGTTCATGGGGTGCCCGGCGTTCCGGGGCGTGCCGAAGATTCTCGAAACGCCCAAGGTGAACGATTCGCGCGGACGGGCGTACGACCTGACGAATCTCCGGCGCCTGCGCCTGCTGGTCGGGGCGGCGCCGACGCGCCCCGGCGCCGGCTCGCACGGTTCGGCCGCGAAACCCGCGATTCGCGCCGGGCTATGA